A DNA window from Gillisia sp. Hel1_33_143 contains the following coding sequences:
- the ychF gene encoding redox-regulated ATPase YchF, protein MKAGIVGLPNVGKSTLFNCLSNAKAQSANFPFCTIEPNIGVVNVPDHRLDKLESLVNPERVMPATVEIVDIAGLVKGASKGEGLGNQFLGNIRETDAILHVLRCFDNDNIVHVDGSVDPVRDKETIDMELQLKDLETVDKKLEKVKRASRTGNKEAQKEETALLKAKKGLEAGVSVRAIEFSDEEREEFIANLQLITDKPVMYVCNVDEDAATSGNAHVDKVKEAVKDENAEVLVLAVGTEADITELDDYEERKMFLQDIGLDEPGSAKLIRSAYSLLNLQTYFTAGVKEVRAWTIPVGASAPQAAGVIHTDFEKGFIRAEVIAYEDFSTLGSEAKVKEAGKMRVEGKEYIVKDGDVMHFRFNV, encoded by the coding sequence ATGAAAGCAGGAATAGTAGGCTTACCAAACGTAGGGAAATCCACACTTTTTAATTGTTTATCTAATGCTAAGGCGCAAAGTGCAAATTTTCCGTTCTGTACCATAGAGCCAAATATTGGAGTAGTAAATGTTCCAGATCATAGATTAGACAAATTAGAGTCTTTAGTAAATCCAGAAAGAGTAATGCCTGCAACTGTAGAGATTGTAGATATTGCAGGATTGGTAAAGGGAGCTAGTAAAGGAGAAGGTTTGGGAAATCAGTTCTTAGGAAATATTAGAGAGACAGATGCTATCTTACATGTGCTACGCTGTTTTGATAATGATAATATTGTTCATGTAGATGGTTCTGTAGATCCTGTAAGAGATAAAGAGACCATAGATATGGAGCTTCAGTTAAAAGATCTGGAGACTGTAGATAAGAAATTAGAAAAAGTTAAGCGTGCTTCACGTACTGGAAATAAGGAAGCTCAAAAAGAAGAAACAGCCCTTTTAAAGGCTAAAAAGGGTTTAGAAGCTGGTGTTTCTGTTAGAGCTATAGAATTCTCAGACGAAGAAAGAGAAGAATTTATAGCTAACCTACAACTCATCACAGATAAGCCTGTGATGTATGTTTGTAATGTAGATGAAGATGCAGCAACCTCTGGAAATGCTCACGTAGATAAGGTGAAAGAAGCTGTAAAAGACGAAAATGCTGAGGTTTTAGTATTAGCTGTAGGTACGGAGGCAGATATTACAGAACTTGATGATTACGAAGAGCGAAAAATGTTTTTGCAAGATATTGGTTTAGATGAGCCAGGTTCTGCTAAACTTATACGCTCTGCTTATAGTTTATTAAATCTTCAAACTTATTTTACTGCCGGTGTTAAAGAGGTAAGAGCATGGACAATTCCGGTTGGTGCTAGTGCGCCACAGGCAGCGGGAGTAATACATACAGATTTTGAAAAAGGTTTTATTCGTGCAGAAGTAATTGCTTACGAAGATTTTTCAACTTTAGGAAGTGAAGCTAAAGTTAAAGAAGCTGGTAAAATGAGAGTAGAAGGAAAAGAATATATCGTTAAAGATGGAGATGTAATGCATTTTAGATTTAATGTTTAA
- a CDS encoding Lrp/AsnC family transcriptional regulator has product MAKYKLDETDHQILDMLIENTRTPFTDIAKKLNISAGTVHVRVKKMEEAQIILGSTLTLNYEKLGYAFIAYVGIFLKNTSQTKFVLERINDIPFVTVAHVTTGKFNVFCKIRARNTQHAKEIIFQLDDIEGVYRTETMISLEESMNDKKRLMHSIFKDL; this is encoded by the coding sequence ATGGCCAAGTATAAACTAGATGAAACTGATCACCAGATTTTGGATATGTTGATCGAAAATACGAGAACACCGTTTACTGATATAGCTAAGAAATTAAATATTTCAGCTGGAACTGTTCACGTTAGAGTGAAAAAGATGGAAGAAGCACAGATCATTTTAGGATCTACTTTAACCTTGAACTATGAGAAATTAGGATATGCTTTTATCGCCTATGTAGGTATTTTTCTTAAAAATACGTCTCAAACCAAATTTGTATTAGAACGTATAAATGATATACCATTTGTAACCGTAGCTCATGTTACTACCGGGAAATTTAATGTTTTTTGTAAGATTAGAGCACGCAATACACAACATGCTAAAGAGATCATATTTCAATTAGATGATATTGAAGGTGTGTATAGAACAGAAACAATGATTTCTTTAGAAGAAAGTATGAATGATAAGAAAAGATTGATGCATTCTATATTTAAAGATCTATAG
- a CDS encoding YihY/virulence factor BrkB family protein, whose product MKRLKTFLNLLKKSYTSWMDNEPFQKSAIIAYYTLFSLPSLLIIVVTIAGYFFGKEAVQGRITGQISRFIGEGAAEAIENMISSAALDNNSTLTVVFGVAMLIFGATGVFFQLKIAMNNIWNVAEKKATFFRMVIDRMISFGMILVIGFLLLMALIVSASISYLSDFIGSSAQIASVSVIQLINYVISFMFITTLFAFIFQLLPDVKIKWRITLKGAGLTTILFLIGESLIGFYFGNTDPGSVYGGASSIVLILLWVNYTCLIMFFGAEFTVQYALYKNEKISPNEFSEPAIHQEMEKLEEKKQKLKADHKTMECLENNTESEEVVAK is encoded by the coding sequence ATGAAAAGACTAAAAACGTTTCTAAATCTTTTAAAGAAATCTTACACAAGCTGGATGGATAATGAGCCTTTTCAAAAAAGTGCCATTATAGCCTACTACACACTTTTCTCATTACCTTCATTATTGATCATTGTGGTGACTATTGCAGGTTATTTCTTTGGGAAAGAAGCTGTACAAGGGAGAATTACAGGGCAGATCTCACGTTTTATTGGGGAAGGTGCTGCTGAAGCTATTGAGAATATGATCTCGAGCGCAGCATTAGATAATAATTCAACTTTGACTGTGGTTTTTGGGGTTGCAATGTTAATATTTGGTGCTACGGGAGTTTTCTTTCAGCTTAAAATAGCAATGAATAACATTTGGAATGTTGCAGAAAAGAAAGCTACGTTTTTTAGAATGGTAATAGACAGAATGATTTCTTTTGGGATGATCCTAGTAATTGGCTTTTTATTATTAATGGCTTTAATCGTTTCTGCTAGTATTAGTTATTTAAGTGATTTTATTGGAAGTTCTGCGCAGATTGCTAGCGTTTCTGTAATACAGTTAATTAATTATGTGATCTCTTTTATGTTTATCACAACATTATTTGCCTTCATATTTCAGTTGTTACCAGACGTTAAAATTAAATGGAGAATCACTTTAAAAGGAGCAGGACTTACTACTATTTTATTTTTAATAGGAGAATCTCTAATAGGATTCTACTTTGGTAATACAGATCCTGGTTCTGTATACGGAGGAGCATCTTCTATTGTTCTTATTTTATTATGGGTGAACTATACATGTTTAATTATGTTCTTTGGTGCAGAATTTACAGTGCAATACGCTTTGTACAAGAACGAAAAAATTAGCCCTAACGAATTTTCTGAACCAGCCATTCATCAGGAAATGGAAAAATTAGAAGAAAAAAAGCAAAAGCTCAAGGCAGATCATAAAACGATGGAATGTCTAGAGAATAATACAGAATCTGAAGAAGTTGTCGCGAAATAG
- a CDS encoding M14 metallopeptidase family protein encodes MENLKEIFKNYPSFKEEELLGRYITYAHIENLLIRLGSSFEVTTIGHSNNAIPIRSIKIGKGATKVLMWSQMHGNESTTTKAIFDLLNVFLEASNASFINSILEKVTILIIPMLNPDGAEAYTRLNANGVDLNRDAKDLKEVESVLLRQVFDSFKPDFCFNLHDQRTIFGAGAKSVPATISFLTPSMDEQRSIKPSRIISMKLIVAIFKDLEEYLIEGIGRYDDAYNENCTGDTFQGLKVPTILFEAGHYPLDYNREETRKFIFYAILSGLNSIVSKSYEAIEFQEYFRIPQNEKNFYDVILRNAVINDKVQDVAIQFNEVVLDGKINFEPVIVKMKFNINEYAHKEIDCKNYKVTTVEKEELAENVIVDKIAIKNEILVINYENN; translated from the coding sequence ATGGAAAATCTAAAAGAAATTTTTAAGAATTATCCTTCTTTTAAAGAAGAGGAATTGTTAGGCAGATATATTACCTACGCTCATATAGAGAACTTATTGATAAGATTAGGTAGTAGTTTTGAAGTGACAACAATTGGTCATTCCAACAATGCAATTCCAATTAGGTCTATTAAAATAGGAAAGGGTGCTACCAAGGTTTTAATGTGGTCTCAAATGCATGGCAATGAATCTACAACTACAAAAGCTATTTTTGACCTTTTAAATGTTTTTCTAGAAGCATCTAACGCTTCCTTTATTAATTCTATCTTAGAGAAAGTCACAATACTAATTATACCTATGCTTAATCCTGATGGGGCAGAAGCCTATACCAGATTAAATGCAAACGGTGTAGACCTTAATAGAGATGCAAAAGATCTAAAGGAGGTAGAAAGTGTTTTATTAAGACAGGTCTTTGATAGTTTTAAACCAGATTTTTGCTTCAATCTTCATGATCAACGAACCATATTTGGTGCGGGTGCAAAGTCTGTGCCTGCTACAATATCTTTTTTAACACCGTCTATGGATGAACAAAGAAGTATTAAGCCTTCTAGGATCATATCTATGAAATTGATAGTAGCTATTTTTAAAGATCTTGAAGAATATTTAATAGAAGGTATAGGTAGATACGATGATGCTTACAACGAAAATTGTACAGGAGACACTTTTCAGGGATTAAAGGTTCCTACTATTTTATTTGAAGCAGGGCATTATCCTCTTGATTACAATAGGGAAGAGACCCGCAAGTTCATTTTTTATGCAATACTATCAGGGTTAAATTCTATTGTTTCAAAATCTTATGAGGCTATAGAATTTCAAGAATATTTTAGAATTCCTCAAAATGAGAAGAATTTTTATGATGTGATCTTAAGGAACGCGGTGATTAACGACAAAGTTCAGGATGTTGCGATACAATTTAATGAAGTTGTTTTAGACGGGAAGATAAATTTTGAACCTGTGATCGTTAAAATGAAGTTCAATATTAACGAATATGCTCACAAAGAGATAGATTGTAAAAACTATAAAGTGACTACTGTGGAAAAAGAGGAGCTCGCCGAAAACGTTATAGTTGATAAAATTGCTATAAAAAATGAGATTTTGGTTATAAATTATGAAAATAATTGA
- a CDS encoding helix-turn-helix transcriptional regulator, translated as MVNSDQFATRLQTIINYYDLSAASFADSIEVGRSSISHILSGRNKPSLDFVLKIIKIYPEVELYWLLNGKGSFPKYVSTEVHSIKKQAEEKDETRDVDIKATRPLPIDNDDIKPFTGSTKKIKRIVLFYEDGTFEAFEN; from the coding sequence ATGGTAAACAGTGATCAATTTGCAACAAGACTACAAACCATTATAAATTATTATGATTTATCTGCAGCATCCTTTGCAGATTCTATTGAAGTAGGACGCTCCTCCATCTCCCATATCCTATCAGGTAGAAATAAACCTAGTCTAGATTTTGTTCTGAAGATTATTAAGATCTATCCTGAAGTAGAATTGTATTGGCTCTTAAATGGAAAAGGAAGTTTCCCAAAATATGTTAGTACAGAAGTGCATTCTATTAAAAAACAAGCAGAAGAAAAAGATGAAACTAGAGATGTGGACATAAAAGCTACCAGACCACTTCCAATTGATAATGATGATATAAAGCCTTTTACAGGTTCTACAAAGAAAATTAAAAGGATTGTTCTATTTTACGAAGACGGAACATTTGAGGCCTTTGAAAATTGA
- the mscL gene encoding large-conductance mechanosensitive channel protein MscL, with translation MGMLKEFKEFAIKGNMIDMAVGIIIGASFNKVVDVLVKQVVMPPLSILTDGINFSERRIVLRDGVDSTAEGVDGIKEVAIGYGAFIEAMIDFVIVGFTIFIVVKLMNRFRRKSQDPKDKTVETPKDIQLLSDLTELMQQQNELLKNKQA, from the coding sequence ATGGGAATGCTAAAAGAATTTAAGGAGTTTGCCATTAAAGGGAACATGATAGATATGGCTGTTGGTATCATCATTGGAGCTTCATTTAATAAGGTTGTAGATGTATTGGTGAAACAAGTAGTAATGCCGCCATTATCAATTTTAACAGATGGTATAAATTTCTCTGAAAGAAGGATTGTATTGCGAGATGGTGTAGATTCTACGGCAGAAGGTGTAGATGGTATCAAAGAAGTTGCTATAGGATATGGAGCCTTTATAGAAGCTATGATAGACTTTGTTATAGTTGGATTTACCATTTTTATAGTGGTAAAACTTATGAATAGATTTCGAAGAAAATCTCAGGATCCTAAAGATAAGACCGTGGAAACCCCAAAAGATATTCAGTTGCTATCAGATCTTACAGAACTTATGCAGCAGCAAAATGAGCTGCTCAAGAACAAGCAAGCTTAA
- a CDS encoding type 1 glutamine amidotransferase domain-containing protein produces MKKRIAILATDGFEEVELTSPKEAMEKEGFQVDIVSLKSGSIKAWDGDHWSKEYKVDRTIDEVSSKEYNALMLPGGVINPDKLRREEKVLKFVQDFFKEKKIVAAICHAPWTLIDAEVVKGRTMTSFNSIRKDVENAGANWVDKEVVVDEGFVTSRNPDDLPAFNAKLIEEIKEGKHELQHV; encoded by the coding sequence ATGAAAAAGAGAATAGCAATTTTAGCTACAGATGGATTTGAAGAAGTGGAATTAACCTCGCCAAAAGAAGCGATGGAAAAGGAAGGATTTCAAGTAGATATTGTAAGTTTAAAATCTGGATCTATTAAAGCCTGGGATGGCGATCATTGGTCTAAGGAGTATAAAGTAGATAGAACTATAGATGAAGTGTCTTCTAAAGAATATAATGCGTTAATGCTTCCTGGTGGAGTTATTAATCCAGATAAATTAAGACGTGAAGAAAAAGTTCTAAAATTTGTACAAGATTTCTTTAAGGAGAAAAAGATTGTAGCTGCTATTTGCCACGCACCATGGACGCTTATAGATGCTGAAGTAGTAAAAGGTAGAACTATGACATCGTTTAATTCTATAAGAAAAGATGTTGAAAATGCAGGAGCGAATTGGGTAGATAAAGAAGTAGTAGTAGACGAAGGATTTGTTACAAGTAGAAATCCTGATGATCTTCCAGCGTTTAATGCTAAATTAATAGAAGAAATTAAAGAAGGAAAGCATGAATTACAACATGTTTAA
- a CDS encoding DNA topoisomerase IV subunit B, with translation MSEETKYTEDNIRSLDWKEHIRMRPGMYIGKLGDGSTADDGIYILLKEVLDNSIDEFVMGSGKTIEVSVQNQRVIVRDYGRGIPLGKVVDVVSKMNTGGKYDSKAFKKSVGLNGVGTKAVNALSSSFRVESTRDGRSKSAEFEQGNLVREEELDETSRRRGTKVTYVPDELIFKNFKYRDEYIEKMLKNYVYLNPGLTIIFNGEKFYSENGLKDLLGDSIKEDDQLYPIIHLRGEDIEVAITHSKTQYSEEYHSFVNGQNTSQGGTHLLAFREAVVKTIREYYGKNYDAADVRKSIVAAISIKVMEPVFESQTKTKLGSTDMGGELPTVRTYINDFLKTQLDNYLHKNQETAEKLNRKILQAERERKELSGIRKLAKDRAKKASLHNKKLRDCRIHLGDSKKERYLESTLFITEGDSASGSITKSRDVNTQAVFSLKGKPLNSYGLTKKIVYENEEFNLLQAALNIEESIEDLRYNNIVIATDADVDGMHIRLLLITFFLQFFPELIKENHLYILQTPLFRVRNKKETIYCYSEFERQAAVEKLTGKAEITRFKGLGEISPDEFKHFIGDDIRLDPVMLDKDMSIEELLNFYMGKNTPDRQEFIIDNLKVELDLIAE, from the coding sequence ATGAGTGAAGAAACCAAATATACCGAAGACAATATACGATCTCTCGATTGGAAAGAGCATATTAGAATGCGCCCGGGAATGTATATCGGGAAACTTGGGGATGGCTCTACTGCAGATGACGGTATCTACATCCTTTTAAAGGAAGTTTTAGATAATAGTATAGATGAATTTGTAATGGGTTCCGGGAAAACTATAGAGGTTTCCGTTCAAAATCAGCGTGTTATAGTTAGAGATTATGGTAGAGGGATTCCATTAGGAAAGGTGGTAGATGTTGTTTCTAAAATGAACACCGGGGGTAAGTACGACTCAAAAGCATTTAAAAAATCTGTAGGTCTTAATGGAGTTGGTACAAAAGCAGTAAATGCTTTATCTTCAAGTTTTAGAGTAGAATCTACCAGAGACGGTAGGTCTAAATCTGCAGAATTTGAGCAAGGAAATCTGGTTAGAGAAGAAGAATTAGATGAAACTTCTAGAAGACGAGGAACTAAAGTAACTTATGTTCCGGATGAATTGATTTTTAAAAATTTCAAATACCGTGATGAGTATATTGAAAAAATGCTCAAAAACTATGTATACCTAAACCCGGGGTTAACAATTATTTTTAATGGTGAAAAATTTTATTCTGAAAATGGATTAAAGGATCTTTTAGGTGATAGTATAAAAGAAGATGACCAGTTATATCCAATAATTCATCTTCGAGGAGAAGATATCGAAGTTGCTATAACGCATAGCAAGACTCAATATTCTGAAGAATATCATTCTTTTGTAAATGGTCAAAACACATCTCAAGGTGGTACGCACTTGTTAGCCTTTAGAGAAGCCGTGGTTAAAACTATTAGAGAATATTACGGAAAGAATTACGATGCAGCCGATGTACGAAAATCTATCGTAGCCGCAATCAGTATAAAAGTGATGGAACCGGTTTTTGAGAGTCAGACAAAAACTAAATTGGGTTCTACAGATATGGGTGGAGAACTCCCAACGGTTAGAACGTACATCAACGATTTTTTAAAAACTCAACTTGATAATTATTTACATAAGAATCAGGAAACAGCAGAAAAGCTGAATAGAAAGATCTTGCAGGCAGAAAGAGAGCGTAAAGAACTTTCAGGAATAAGAAAACTTGCAAAAGACAGAGCTAAAAAAGCTAGTTTACATAATAAAAAACTTAGAGATTGTAGAATTCATTTGGGAGATAGCAAGAAAGAGCGCTATTTAGAATCTACGTTATTTATTACAGAGGGAGATTCTGCGAGTGGGTCTATTACAAAATCTAGAGATGTAAATACTCAGGCAGTTTTCAGTTTAAAGGGAAAACCTTTAAATAGTTATGGTCTTACAAAGAAGATCGTTTATGAAAATGAAGAATTCAATTTATTACAAGCGGCTTTAAACATAGAAGAATCTATTGAAGATCTTAGATATAATAACATTGTAATTGCTACCGATGCCGATGTGGATGGAATGCACATAAGATTATTACTGATTACATTCTTTTTACAATTCTTTCCAGAATTAATAAAAGAAAATCATTTGTATATTCTTCAAACTCCTTTATTTAGAGTTAGAAATAAAAAAGAAACTATTTACTGTTATAGCGAATTTGAGCGCCAAGCTGCTGTAGAAAAATTAACAGGAAAGGCAGAGATTACTCGATTTAAAGGTTTAGGAGAAATTTCTCCAGATGAATTCAAGCATTTTATTGGAGATGATATTCGATTAGATCCGGTAATGTTGGATAAAGATATGTCTATAGAAGAATTATTGAATTTCTATATGGGTAAGAACACTCCAGACCGACAGGAATTTATTATCGATAATTTAAAAGTTGAACTAGATCTGATCGCGGAATAG
- a CDS encoding DinB family protein, with product MKLSSLRPGDHSPFYQTYLDYLPNEDVIDLLKQTRDEFLYFLDHLSEKDLKHSYAEGKWTVAQVLQHLLDTERIFQYRALTVSRNDKTSIPGYDHDSYVPASRADGRSLVSFKVEFELIRNSGIALFESFDTEMLTIQGNVNDSNFIPLAAGFIISGHQKHHLHIFKERYGL from the coding sequence ATGAAATTAAGTAGCTTAAGGCCTGGAGATCATTCCCCATTTTATCAAACCTATTTAGATTATTTACCGAATGAAGATGTAATAGATCTTCTAAAACAAACTAGAGATGAATTCCTTTATTTTTTAGATCATTTAAGTGAAAAAGATCTTAAACATTCTTATGCTGAAGGTAAGTGGACGGTAGCGCAGGTTCTTCAGCATCTATTAGATACAGAGAGAATTTTTCAATACAGAGCATTAACTGTATCAAGAAATGATAAAACTTCTATTCCGGGTTATGATCATGATTCATATGTTCCTGCCTCCAGAGCAGATGGAAGAAGTTTAGTTAGCTTTAAAGTAGAGTTTGAGTTAATTAGAAATAGTGGAATTGCATTGTTCGAAAGTTTTGATACTGAAATGCTCACTATTCAAGGAAATGTAAATGACTCTAATTTTATACCACTGGCAGCAGGTTTCATAATATCGGGTCATCAAAAACATCATCTTCATATATTCAAAGAACGTTACGGATTATGA
- a CDS encoding DNA gyrase/topoisomerase IV subunit A, translating to MDIENQDLLPEEQDNQPKEQLIRVTGMYKDWFLDYASYVILERAVPAVEDGFKPVQRRIMHSMKDLDDGRYNKVANIVGHTMQYHPHGDASIGDAMVQIGQKDLLIDTQGNWGNVLTGDRAAAPRYIEARLSKFATEVIYNPKITEWQLSYDGRKKEPVNLPVRFPLLLAQGAEGIAVGLSTRILPHNFNELIDASIKHLKGKKFTLFPDFPTAGEADVSNYNDGERGGRVRIRAKISQYDKNTLAITEIPFGTTTSTLIDSILKANDKGKIKIKRIEDNTAEFVEILIYLPPNISPDKTIDALYAFTNCENSVAPLGCVIIDNKPIFLGVTEMLKRSTDHTLSLLKSDLEIKLDELEEQWHFASLERIFIENRIYRDIEEEETWEGVISAIDKGLKPHVTHLKRAVTEEDITRLTEIRIKRISKFDIDKAQQKIDALEEDIAKIKHHLDHLVEYAIAYFTRLKKEYGEGKERLTALRLFDDIEASKVAMRNTKLYVNRKEGFIGTSLKKDEFVTDCSDIDDIICFTGDGKMMVSKIDAKTFVGKDIIHVAVFKKKDKRTIYNLIYRDGKNGASYIKRFAVTSITRDKEYDLTQGKKDSKLSYFSANYNGEAEVVTVYLRQVGSIKKLKFEIDFADMLIKGRNVKGNIVTKYAIKRVELKEEGVSTLKPRRIWFDDSVKRLNVDERGELLGEFKGEDRLLIITQDGIAKTIKPELTTRFDEEIIILEKWAPKKAISAIYWEADKERYYVKRFQIEHPDKEDYFIGGDNEKSYLELVSTDYIPQVELVYAKLRGKDQKESDIVNLEEFISVKGIKALGNQLTAEKIKQINLLDPVPYEVEEEIEEEKEESEEETQSDTLEIGELKKGSSESQITLFDE from the coding sequence ATGGATATAGAAAATCAGGACTTATTGCCAGAAGAGCAGGATAATCAGCCAAAAGAGCAATTAATTCGAGTTACAGGAATGTACAAGGATTGGTTTCTGGATTATGCCTCTTATGTTATCTTGGAGCGAGCTGTACCTGCCGTAGAAGATGGGTTTAAACCAGTACAACGTAGAATTATGCATTCTATGAAAGATCTGGATGATGGGAGATACAATAAAGTTGCGAACATTGTAGGACATACCATGCAGTATCATCCACATGGTGATGCCAGTATTGGAGATGCCATGGTGCAAATTGGTCAAAAAGACCTTTTGATAGACACTCAGGGAAACTGGGGAAATGTTCTTACAGGAGATAGAGCAGCGGCACCTAGATATATTGAAGCTAGACTTTCTAAATTTGCAACAGAAGTAATTTACAATCCAAAAATTACAGAATGGCAATTATCCTATGATGGTAGAAAAAAGGAGCCGGTAAACTTACCGGTAAGATTTCCACTTTTATTAGCTCAAGGTGCAGAGGGTATTGCCGTTGGATTGAGTACAAGAATCTTACCTCATAACTTTAATGAATTAATAGATGCTTCTATAAAACATTTGAAAGGTAAAAAATTCACACTTTTCCCAGATTTTCCTACAGCAGGAGAAGCAGATGTTTCTAATTATAATGATGGAGAACGTGGAGGTAGAGTACGTATTAGAGCAAAGATTTCTCAATACGATAAAAATACGTTGGCAATTACCGAAATTCCTTTTGGTACTACCACCTCTACACTTATAGATTCTATTCTTAAAGCAAATGATAAGGGTAAGATAAAAATTAAGAGAATAGAAGATAATACTGCAGAATTTGTAGAGATCTTAATTTATTTGCCTCCAAACATATCTCCAGACAAAACTATAGATGCTCTATATGCATTTACAAATTGTGAAAATTCTGTAGCGCCATTAGGTTGTGTTATTATAGATAATAAACCAATTTTTCTTGGAGTTACTGAAATGTTAAAGCGATCTACAGATCACACTTTAAGTTTATTAAAGAGTGACCTAGAGATTAAGTTAGACGAATTGGAAGAGCAGTGGCATTTTGCTTCATTGGAAAGAATTTTTATTGAAAATAGAATTTATCGAGATATTGAAGAGGAGGAAACCTGGGAAGGTGTTATAAGTGCTATAGATAAAGGACTTAAGCCTCATGTAACTCATTTAAAAAGAGCAGTTACAGAAGAAGATATTACCAGACTAACCGAAATTCGAATTAAGAGAATTTCGAAATTTGATATAGATAAGGCTCAGCAAAAGATTGATGCTCTGGAAGAGGATATTGCCAAGATAAAACATCATTTAGATCACTTAGTAGAGTATGCAATCGCATATTTTACTAGACTCAAGAAAGAATATGGTGAGGGAAAAGAGCGATTAACTGCTTTAAGACTTTTTGATGATATCGAGGCTTCTAAAGTTGCAATGCGCAATACCAAGTTATACGTAAATAGGAAGGAAGGATTTATTGGAACCTCGCTCAAAAAAGATGAGTTCGTTACAGATTGTTCTGATATAGATGATATAATTTGTTTTACCGGAGATGGAAAAATGATGGTGAGCAAGATAGATGCAAAAACTTTTGTGGGTAAAGACATAATTCATGTAGCTGTATTTAAGAAGAAAGATAAAAGAACTATTTATAACTTAATATATAGAGATGGTAAAAATGGTGCCTCTTATATAAAAAGGTTTGCCGTTACTTCCATTACCAGAGACAAAGAATATGATCTTACTCAAGGTAAAAAAGATTCTAAGTTATCATATTTTTCTGCTAATTATAATGGAGAAGCAGAAGTAGTGACCGTTTATTTGAGACAAGTTGGAAGTATAAAGAAATTAAAATTTGAAATTGACTTTGCAGACATGCTTATTAAGGGTAGAAATGTAAAGGGAAATATAGTAACCAAATACGCTATTAAACGTGTAGAGCTTAAAGAAGAGGGTGTCTCTACTTTGAAGCCAAGAAGAATTTGGTTTGATGATAGTGTTAAACGTTTAAATGTTGATGAACGTGGAGAATTGCTTGGAGAGTTTAAAGGAGAAGATAGACTATTAATCATTACTCAAGATGGAATAGCTAAAACCATTAAACCTGAGCTAACTACGAGATTTGATGAAGAGATTATAATCCTTGAGAAATGGGCTCCGAAAAAAGCAATTTCTGCTATTTATTGGGAAGCAGATAAAGAGCGATACTACGTTAAGAGGTTTCAAATTGAACATCCAGACAAAGAGGATTATTTTATTGGAGGAGATAATGAAAAATCTTATCTAGAGCTAGTTTCTACAGATTATATACCGCAAGTAGAATTGGTTTATGCAAAACTTAGAGGCAAAGATCAGAAAGAAAGCGACATAGTTAATCTTGAAGAATTTATTTCGGTAAAAGGTATTAAAGCTCTTGGAAATCAATTAACTGCAGAAAAAATAAAACAAATAAATCTTTTAGATCCTGTGCCTTACGAGGTGGAAGAGGAAATAGAGGAGGAAAAAGAAGAGAGTGAAGAAGAAACTCAGTCTGATACTTTAGAAATAGGTGAGCTTAAGAAAGGTTCATCAGAAAGTCAGATAACATTATTCGACGAATAG
- a CDS encoding DNA topoisomerase IV, whose product MKRILLLLLIASLYSCFSPERDCGKFKTGTFEFQSYLNGELVTSTFVRNDTLEIDQFQGKTDTSSIRWINNCEYIITNLHPKNMAEKKPLNIKILTTKGNTYTFEYGQVGDAKRQRGTVTKID is encoded by the coding sequence ATGAAAAGAATTCTATTACTTCTACTTATCGCATCCCTATATTCCTGTTTCTCTCCTGAACGAGATTGCGGAAAATTTAAAACCGGAACATTCGAGTTTCAATCTTATCTGAATGGAGAATTAGTGACTTCTACTTTTGTTAGAAATGATACTTTAGAGATCGATCAATTTCAAGGTAAAACAGATACCTCTTCTATACGTTGGATAAATAATTGTGAATACATTATCACAAATCTACACCCTAAGAACATGGCGGAGAAAAAACCCTTAAATATTAAGATCTTAACCACTAAAGGCAATACCTATACATTTGAATATGGACAAGTTGGCGACGCTAAGAGACAACGAGGCACCGTTACCAAGATCGATTAA